The Frondihabitans australicus genome includes a region encoding these proteins:
- a CDS encoding alpha/beta fold hydrolase, whose amino-acid sequence MTSARRSSSASLPSSTHSAVVFVHGFAQTGQAWGPMIDVFGSANVRRVRPDMAGVGSQLDAAGPFTLERFADDLVDTIDAAGGPVSLIAHSMGAQVAELAATRRPSAVTSLVLLAPLPLGGLHASEEEAPVIDAEGLRATSLQVFSTLGALGRELATSARQIRADVLQQHCDAFAAGHSDGEQASAFTGPVLVIPGADDEIASPTFVATHIAPRFSRVAMAPIAGAGHHPHLEQPSATASAIASFATAGS is encoded by the coding sequence ATGACTTCGGCGCGACGCTCGTCCTCGGCATCCTTGCCGTCATCGACTCATTCTGCAGTTGTGTTCGTGCACGGTTTCGCGCAGACGGGGCAGGCATGGGGTCCCATGATCGATGTCTTTGGGTCGGCGAACGTGCGACGTGTCCGACCGGACATGGCGGGGGTTGGCAGCCAGCTTGATGCCGCAGGTCCGTTCACGCTCGAGCGGTTCGCGGACGACTTGGTAGATACTATCGACGCGGCTGGGGGCCCGGTGTCGTTGATCGCTCACAGCATGGGAGCGCAGGTTGCCGAGCTCGCGGCGACGCGCCGCCCGTCGGCCGTAACGTCGCTGGTACTCCTAGCTCCGCTTCCTCTCGGTGGGCTGCATGCATCTGAAGAGGAAGCGCCGGTAATCGACGCAGAGGGTCTGCGGGCAACCTCCTTACAGGTCTTCTCCACGTTGGGGGCCCTCGGCCGTGAGCTTGCGACATCGGCCCGGCAGATCCGGGCCGATGTTCTCCAGCAGCACTGCGATGCGTTCGCGGCCGGTCATTCGGACGGCGAGCAGGCGAGCGCTTTCACCGGTCCCGTACTCGTGATTCCTGGCGCGGATGACGAGATCGCATCGCCGACGTTCGTCGCAACCCACATTGCCCCGCGATTCAGTCGGGTCGCGATGGCTCCGATCGCCGGAGCCGGCCATCACCCCCATCTCGAACAGCCCTCCGCGACCGCTTCGGCGATCGCGTCTTTCGCTACGGCAGGAAGCTGA
- a CDS encoding AfsR/SARP family transcriptional regulator — MDAPGEPSDAVTLITVLGPVQAWRGGIKLDLGSPQQRGVLAALVLASRRSLTADGLIDSVWGEDPPRTARETIRTYVSRLNRVLAPVTYSRMIRFELGRYQLDTTSITTDLDRFRNLVTAASEARTSDDSEAASQHLRHAAALAQGPALVGATGHFVDSARQRLMDLVGSVVENALALDIELGRFEDAGFEPAIAVGDRPASERLVELRMTALSYQGRRAEALTLFDETRRQLREDFGIDPGARLLHLHQEILRGLVEPAPDHNMTPVGTPAGSQERLPPVPLPARTTTLVGRRNELAMITAALTDSVSPAVVGVTGLGGMGKTALAIHAAHLVRSEFSDGQIFLDLGDAAAGDEIAGRLLQYLGVPPDRQPPSAAGRLALWRTLVDGKRLLLILDNVTTPEQVHAVLPSRPGSALLFTTWRRLPAVTGAHWVAVGPLSGPESVVLLRTVSGTSRVETERDAALELAAACSGHPLALHVAGARLLARPNWSIARLVEELRDDLDNPKVMKSDCKIVDAPIVATLERIGDTTASAFRILALSDRLGVTVASASALLDLDERSTVGVLEELVDAHLMLAVSDIAYSHLTLARAYARRQAWQIEGPEACREAQSRLWASRHISRPLQDRGEVDQPIRIVGSPENQALSMRSV, encoded by the coding sequence ATGGATGCACCCGGAGAGCCGAGCGACGCGGTGACGTTGATCACTGTTCTGGGCCCGGTGCAAGCGTGGCGTGGCGGTATCAAACTGGATCTCGGCTCCCCGCAGCAGCGGGGCGTGCTCGCTGCCCTCGTCCTGGCATCTCGCCGATCGCTGACGGCTGATGGCCTCATCGACTCGGTCTGGGGTGAGGATCCGCCGCGGACGGCAAGGGAAACCATTCGGACCTACGTGTCGCGACTCAACCGCGTTCTCGCGCCCGTGACGTACTCACGGATGATCCGGTTCGAATTGGGTCGTTACCAGCTCGACACGACCAGCATCACGACGGACCTCGACCGATTCCGGAACCTTGTCACGGCGGCTTCGGAGGCTCGGACGTCAGACGACTCCGAGGCCGCCTCGCAGCATCTGCGGCACGCCGCGGCTCTTGCGCAGGGCCCCGCTCTCGTCGGCGCCACCGGCCACTTCGTCGACTCCGCGCGGCAGCGCCTGATGGATCTCGTCGGCTCCGTAGTGGAAAATGCCCTCGCCCTCGACATCGAACTGGGCCGCTTCGAGGACGCAGGATTCGAGCCCGCCATCGCCGTCGGAGACCGACCCGCGAGCGAACGGCTCGTTGAGCTTCGCATGACGGCGCTCAGCTACCAGGGCAGACGAGCCGAGGCCCTCACACTTTTCGATGAGACGAGAAGGCAGCTGCGCGAGGACTTCGGTATCGACCCCGGGGCACGTCTGCTGCACTTGCACCAGGAGATCCTGCGCGGCCTCGTTGAACCAGCGCCCGATCACAACATGACACCCGTCGGCACGCCGGCGGGGTCCCAGGAGAGGCTGCCTCCTGTCCCGCTGCCCGCGAGGACCACCACATTGGTCGGCCGCCGCAATGAACTCGCCATGATCACTGCCGCCCTCACCGACAGCGTTTCACCCGCGGTGGTGGGGGTCACCGGTCTCGGTGGCATGGGCAAGACGGCGTTGGCGATCCACGCAGCACACCTCGTCCGTAGCGAGTTCAGCGACGGACAGATCTTCCTCGACCTCGGAGATGCTGCTGCGGGAGATGAAATTGCCGGGCGGCTCCTGCAATATCTCGGCGTCCCGCCCGATCGGCAGCCGCCCTCCGCGGCGGGCAGGCTCGCCCTGTGGCGCACCCTCGTCGACGGGAAGCGCCTGCTCCTCATCCTGGACAATGTCACCACACCCGAGCAGGTGCACGCTGTCCTACCGTCGAGGCCAGGGAGTGCTCTCCTGTTCACCACCTGGCGTCGCCTGCCGGCCGTGACAGGGGCGCATTGGGTCGCAGTCGGCCCGCTGTCAGGGCCAGAATCGGTCGTGCTCCTACGGACGGTCAGCGGAACATCCCGTGTCGAGACCGAACGCGACGCCGCCCTCGAACTCGCTGCCGCCTGCAGCGGCCACCCGCTGGCCCTCCACGTCGCCGGTGCGCGGCTGCTCGCACGCCCGAACTGGTCCATCGCGCGCCTCGTCGAGGAACTCCGCGACGATCTCGACAACCCCAAGGTGATGAAAAGCGACTGCAAGATCGTCGACGCGCCGATCGTCGCCACCTTGGAACGCATCGGCGACACGACGGCGTCGGCCTTCAGGATCCTTGCCCTCAGCGACCGGCTCGGCGTGACCGTCGCCAGCGCGTCGGCCCTTCTCGACCTCGACGAACGATCCACCGTCGGTGTCCTGGAGGAGCTCGTCGACGCGCACCTCATGCTCGCCGTCTCGGACATCGCGTATTCGCATCTCACCCTTGCTCGTGCCTATGCCCGGCGGCAGGCGTGGCAGATCGAAGGCCCTGAGGCGTGCCGGGAGGCGCAAAGCAGGCTCTGGGCTTCCCGGCACATCTCGCGTCCGTTGCAGGATCGAGGGGAGGTCGATCAGCCGATCAGGATCGTCGGGTCGCCCGAGAACCAGGCGTTGTCGATGAGAAGCGTCTGA
- a CDS encoding SDR family NAD(P)-dependent oxidoreductase → MTDKDLDTAAQTSGPDGFDHPAGRTRALDGKVAVVTGGSRGIGLGIATQFIAEGATVFITARNQGDLDAARTALGERLVGVRADAADLNGLDLLFDDIRQRFGRLDVLVANAGAGSVAPLGHITEEQFDVVFGLNVKGTLFAAQKALPLMGPGSSIVLIGSNTSVQGSPSLSVYAATKAALRSFARTWVMDLRGRGIRVNVLSPGPTQTPGLSGLAKPGHLQDLLDGFSSRVPLGRVGQPDEIGKAAVFLASDASSFVTGTELFVDGGYAQV, encoded by the coding sequence ATGACCGACAAGGACCTCGACACCGCCGCACAGACGTCCGGTCCGGACGGGTTCGACCATCCTGCCGGCCGTACACGCGCGCTGGACGGGAAAGTCGCCGTCGTGACGGGCGGAAGTCGAGGAATCGGTCTCGGCATCGCCACGCAGTTCATCGCGGAGGGCGCGACTGTATTCATCACCGCCCGCAACCAGGGCGATCTCGACGCAGCGCGCACCGCTCTCGGCGAACGTCTCGTCGGGGTGCGTGCGGACGCAGCCGACCTGAACGGCCTCGACCTGCTCTTCGACGACATCCGCCAGAGGTTCGGTCGACTCGACGTTCTGGTAGCGAACGCCGGCGCCGGTTCGGTAGCGCCGCTCGGGCACATCACGGAAGAGCAATTCGACGTCGTCTTCGGCCTGAACGTCAAAGGCACTCTGTTCGCGGCGCAGAAGGCGTTGCCGCTCATGGGCCCTGGGTCTTCCATCGTCCTGATCGGATCGAACACGTCCGTCCAAGGGTCACCCTCGCTCAGCGTGTACGCCGCAACCAAAGCCGCGCTCCGCAGCTTCGCCCGGACCTGGGTGATGGACCTTCGCGGTCGCGGGATCCGCGTCAACGTTCTGAGCCCTGGCCCTACGCAGACGCCCGGTCTTTCGGGTCTCGCGAAGCCTGGACATCTGCAGGATCTCCTCGATGGGTTCTCGTCGAGGGTGCCCCTCGGTCGTGTCGGTCAGCCGGACGAGATCGGGAAGGCCGCTGTGTTCCTCGCCTCCGATGCGTCGAGCTTCGTCACCGGAACCGAGTTGTTCGTCGACGGCGGCTACGCGCAGGTCTGA
- a CDS encoding ADP-ribosylglycohydrolase family protein produces MHDVLDDRDLVPDEAQQLAHSGYPVGDLLPRATRAASDGDYTDLAAIKKELGRLQRDPQWAYQETSDPEQLRALIDQLPAVAVDRDTLFDRIHGAWLGRCVGNTMGKPVEGLTPSEVEIYLKAVGQWPQTGYIPLLDELPAGVSHLHESAPYASAGLFTDVPRDDDIDWTILNLSLLERFGDSIGTTQIATAWLDALPFTQTFTAERAAYRNVIRGVPVEDAAGTDNPYREWIGALIRGDVFGYTHPGDPAAAARLALTDAVFSHVANGIYGEVWAAAVVATSFGTADPAVALRTGLDAIPSASRLAEALRHILDLHEQNVSVTDALGWAHDHLGHYNWVHTINNAAFISIALLWGRNFTDAIAISVAAGNDTDSTAATVGSIYGALHGSAAIPTDLIGTTHVHVRSAVKDFDRVSIRELAERTLSLVTTTEVLA; encoded by the coding sequence GTGCACGACGTACTTGACGACCGCGACCTCGTCCCTGACGAGGCCCAACAGCTCGCCCACAGCGGCTACCCGGTCGGCGATCTCCTCCCGCGCGCCACACGTGCCGCCTCCGACGGCGACTACACCGACCTCGCCGCCATCAAGAAGGAACTCGGTCGCCTGCAGCGGGACCCCCAGTGGGCGTACCAGGAGACCTCCGACCCGGAACAGCTTCGCGCCCTGATCGATCAGCTGCCTGCCGTGGCGGTCGACCGCGACACCCTGTTCGACCGGATCCACGGTGCATGGCTCGGCCGGTGCGTCGGCAACACGATGGGAAAGCCCGTCGAAGGGCTCACCCCGTCGGAGGTGGAAATCTACCTCAAAGCTGTCGGCCAATGGCCACAGACCGGCTACATCCCGCTTCTGGACGAACTCCCGGCGGGAGTCAGCCACCTGCACGAATCCGCCCCGTACGCCTCCGCCGGCTTGTTCACCGATGTGCCACGCGACGACGACATCGACTGGACGATCCTGAACCTGTCCCTGCTCGAACGATTCGGCGACAGCATCGGCACCACCCAGATCGCCACCGCATGGCTCGACGCGCTCCCGTTCACGCAGACGTTCACCGCCGAGCGGGCCGCCTACCGCAACGTGATCCGCGGGGTCCCCGTCGAGGACGCCGCCGGAACCGACAACCCGTACCGAGAATGGATCGGTGCGCTGATCCGCGGCGACGTCTTCGGCTACACCCACCCCGGGGACCCGGCCGCCGCCGCCCGACTCGCTCTCACCGACGCGGTCTTCAGCCACGTCGCCAACGGCATCTACGGCGAAGTATGGGCTGCCGCGGTCGTCGCCACGTCCTTCGGCACCGCCGACCCCGCCGTCGCCCTGCGCACCGGACTTGACGCCATCCCCAGCGCATCACGCCTCGCCGAAGCGCTCCGGCACATCCTCGACCTGCACGAGCAGAACGTGTCCGTCACCGACGCGCTCGGCTGGGCCCACGACCACCTCGGCCACTACAACTGGGTCCACACCATCAACAACGCGGCATTCATCAGCATCGCCCTGCTCTGGGGACGGAACTTCACCGACGCGATCGCGATCAGCGTCGCCGCCGGCAACGACACCGACTCCACTGCCGCGACCGTCGGCAGCATCTACGGCGCCCTTCACGGGTCCGCCGCCATCCCCACTGATCTCATCGGTACCACGCACGTGCACGTCCGCAGCGCCGTGAAGGACTTCGACCGCGTCAGCATCCGCGAACTCGCCGAACGGACCCTGTCCCTCGTCACCACCACCGAGGTCCTCGCATGA
- a CDS encoding FAD-binding oxidoreductase, which translates to MPTGITAHDIERLAATIDGDVLVPGDADYTAQSSGYNSAIAHRPALIVVAASAADIQAAVLFATGHDLPVAVMATGHQATTTFDDALLITTSRMASVAINQKEATATVGAGARWGAVVEAAAAVRLAPLNGSSPLVGVVGFTLGGGLSPTMGRSRGWASDHVRRLDVVTASGEMVRATPTENADLFGALLGGKSNFGIVTAMEFDLFPLPTLFGGGLFFAGAHAEAVLHAYARLTASAPAEATTSIALLRLPPLPFVPEFLQGAFVIHVRIAGLGTDVDWQAFVEPLRTAAPVMVDTLAELPYTDFASIHSDPTEGAPFLERTDLLTELSDETISTLLEWAGPDAESPVQFVELRHLGGALANDGGFVSAVGNRDARFAFWIVAIGMPNDLVPAMAYADGFIRSLQPWSTGKTYLNFMASSDVTPELVAAAYGDDAFDRLRTLKRRFDPKNTFRLNHNITPST; encoded by the coding sequence GTGCCCACAGGGATAACAGCCCATGACATCGAGCGGCTCGCCGCCACGATCGACGGCGACGTCCTCGTCCCCGGAGACGCCGATTACACGGCCCAGTCGTCTGGGTATAACTCCGCGATAGCACACCGCCCTGCCCTCATCGTCGTTGCGGCCAGCGCCGCCGACATCCAGGCAGCGGTCCTCTTCGCGACGGGCCACGACCTGCCCGTCGCCGTCATGGCGACGGGGCACCAGGCCACGACGACCTTCGACGACGCCCTCCTGATCACGACGTCACGGATGGCATCGGTCGCGATCAACCAGAAAGAGGCAACCGCGACCGTCGGCGCGGGAGCCCGCTGGGGAGCTGTCGTCGAAGCCGCCGCCGCCGTGCGACTTGCGCCGCTGAACGGCTCGTCCCCCCTCGTCGGGGTCGTCGGGTTCACCCTGGGCGGCGGGTTGAGCCCGACGATGGGACGTTCGCGAGGGTGGGCCTCCGACCACGTGCGTCGTCTCGATGTCGTCACGGCCTCAGGTGAGATGGTGCGGGCCACCCCGACGGAGAACGCCGACCTCTTCGGTGCCCTCCTCGGGGGCAAAAGCAACTTCGGCATCGTGACGGCGATGGAGTTCGACCTGTTTCCGCTGCCCACGCTCTTCGGCGGTGGCCTCTTCTTCGCCGGCGCGCATGCCGAAGCCGTGCTCCACGCATACGCACGGCTGACTGCGTCGGCCCCCGCCGAGGCGACGACATCGATCGCCCTGCTCCGACTTCCGCCTCTCCCATTCGTTCCAGAGTTCTTGCAAGGCGCCTTCGTGATCCACGTTCGGATCGCCGGGCTCGGAACGGACGTCGATTGGCAGGCGTTCGTCGAACCTCTGCGGACCGCCGCCCCCGTGATGGTCGACACCCTCGCGGAGCTGCCCTACACCGACTTCGCGTCGATCCACTCGGACCCCACAGAAGGTGCGCCGTTCCTCGAGCGAACCGACCTGCTCACCGAGCTGTCCGACGAGACAATCTCGACTCTTCTCGAATGGGCCGGCCCCGACGCTGAGAGCCCCGTCCAGTTCGTCGAGCTCCGCCACCTGGGCGGCGCACTCGCCAACGACGGCGGCTTCGTCTCCGCAGTCGGGAACCGCGACGCCCGGTTCGCGTTCTGGATCGTCGCCATCGGCATGCCCAACGACCTGGTACCGGCCATGGCATACGCCGACGGTTTCATCCGGAGCCTTCAGCCGTGGAGCACCGGAAAGACGTACCTCAACTTCATGGCCAGCTCCGATGTGACGCCGGAACTCGTCGCGGCCGCGTACGGCGACGACGCTTTCGACCGACTCAGGACCCTCAAGCGCCGCTTCGACCCGAAAAACACGTTCCGCCTGAACCACAACATCACGCCTTCCACCTGA
- a CDS encoding LacI family DNA-binding transcriptional regulator — protein MSSEQTSLETVGSRAINIQAVADAAGVSKTTVSHVISGKRPVSTGTRRKVERVMNELGFEPNFFAQAMQRSRSNTIALIVQDITNPFYPALARGLQTSVAAQNQVVLLFDAGAGEESTKAFVKDAIQRRVDGVVVASGNLGHEIDNLQRAGIALVAVGSGLSDLPIDWVSADDSRIASDAVRRLHELGHNKIAIIGGPQNGEPAISRLAGYRHALTDLRITVPSAFKVDGDWTTRGGQLAMQALLDADERPTAVFCANDLMAIGAMNALLAAGLRVPEDIALIGVDDIDASALVRPALSTVRVPAEEIGRAAGDLLLHRLAEGDSSSRRHVLVQHSLINRHSA, from the coding sequence ATGTCGTCTGAGCAAACCAGTTTGGAGACGGTTGGCTCCCGGGCGATCAATATTCAGGCCGTAGCTGACGCGGCGGGGGTCAGTAAAACGACTGTGTCGCATGTCATCTCCGGCAAACGCCCGGTGTCCACAGGAACGCGTCGCAAGGTCGAGCGGGTCATGAACGAGTTGGGTTTTGAGCCAAACTTCTTCGCGCAGGCGATGCAGCGATCCCGGAGCAACACGATCGCCCTCATCGTTCAAGACATCACGAACCCGTTCTACCCGGCGCTGGCGCGCGGACTGCAGACCTCGGTCGCCGCGCAGAACCAGGTCGTGCTGTTGTTCGATGCAGGGGCGGGGGAGGAGTCGACCAAAGCGTTCGTCAAAGACGCCATTCAGCGTCGTGTCGATGGTGTCGTTGTCGCCTCCGGGAATCTCGGTCACGAGATCGACAACCTGCAGCGGGCAGGCATCGCACTGGTCGCCGTCGGTTCCGGCCTCAGCGATCTCCCGATCGACTGGGTGTCCGCGGACGACTCCCGAATCGCCTCCGACGCTGTCCGGCGCCTGCACGAGCTGGGGCACAACAAGATCGCCATCATCGGAGGTCCGCAGAACGGCGAACCTGCCATCAGCCGTCTCGCGGGTTACCGACACGCTCTCACCGACCTCCGCATCACCGTCCCTTCCGCGTTCAAGGTGGACGGCGACTGGACGACCCGCGGCGGCCAACTGGCGATGCAAGCGCTGCTGGACGCCGACGAACGTCCGACGGCAGTGTTCTGCGCCAACGACCTGATGGCGATCGGGGCGATGAATGCACTGCTGGCCGCGGGCCTGCGCGTCCCCGAGGACATCGCCCTCATCGGCGTCGACGACATCGATGCCTCCGCCCTCGTCCGCCCCGCGCTGAGCACCGTCCGTGTTCCTGCCGAAGAAATCGGACGCGCCGCCGGAGACCTGCTGCTGCACCGACTTGCGGAAGGGGACTCCTCGTCCCGCCGGCACGTCCTCGTGCAGCACTCCCTCATCAATCGACACTCAGCCTAG
- a CDS encoding alkene reductase — MERPTTSHLFTSLTLGERTLANRVVMAPMTRARTTNAASAPTQIHETYYGQRAGAGMIVSEGLAVSRDAIGGINLPGLFSHEQVAGWSSVTDAVHGTGSALIAQLVHVGAMSHRDLLGGRLPLAPSSINPAGKVSTASGRVSTESPRAMSVDDIERTIADYASAARNAMRAGFDGVEIHAHRGYLISQFANPRSNRRTDGYGGDVKARSRFFLEVVRAVSESIGTGILGIKIAPYWTEGEAHVFDDDSSAAYDYALTEVGKTVSYVHAMAPRTSAWADFVAEDRTALLQRVRSKFDGTVIANGGFNAESAEAVLDAGFADAVSFGLPFVANPDLPRRLALGLPWADPDRSSMYVGGTAGYIDYPTATIADPLAAADH, encoded by the coding sequence ATGGAACGACCGACCACCTCCCACCTGTTCACCTCGCTCACCCTCGGTGAGCGGACGCTGGCGAACCGTGTCGTGATGGCGCCAATGACCCGCGCCCGCACGACCAATGCGGCCTCCGCGCCGACGCAAATCCACGAAACCTATTACGGTCAACGCGCAGGAGCCGGCATGATCGTGAGCGAAGGCCTCGCTGTCTCGCGTGACGCGATCGGTGGAATCAACCTTCCCGGCCTGTTCTCGCACGAGCAGGTCGCCGGATGGTCCTCTGTGACGGACGCGGTGCACGGCACGGGGAGCGCATTGATCGCTCAGCTGGTTCATGTCGGTGCGATGTCGCATCGCGACCTCCTCGGAGGGCGACTCCCGCTCGCGCCCTCGTCGATCAATCCTGCAGGCAAAGTGTCGACAGCGTCCGGTCGCGTCAGCACCGAATCACCCCGCGCGATGTCGGTCGACGACATCGAGCGCACCATCGCCGACTACGCGTCTGCTGCGCGGAACGCCATGCGTGCCGGATTCGACGGAGTCGAGATCCACGCTCACCGCGGCTATCTCATCTCACAGTTCGCGAATCCGCGCTCCAACCGGCGAACGGATGGCTACGGCGGAGACGTCAAGGCGCGTTCGCGATTCTTCCTCGAGGTCGTTCGTGCCGTATCCGAGTCCATCGGCACGGGCATCCTGGGGATCAAGATCGCACCCTACTGGACGGAAGGCGAGGCACACGTCTTCGACGACGATTCGTCTGCCGCTTATGACTACGCGCTCACGGAGGTCGGTAAGACCGTGTCGTACGTTCACGCCATGGCGCCGCGGACGAGCGCCTGGGCGGACTTCGTCGCCGAGGACCGGACCGCTTTGCTGCAGCGCGTGCGCTCAAAGTTCGATGGGACGGTGATCGCGAACGGTGGGTTCAATGCCGAGTCGGCCGAGGCCGTTCTTGATGCCGGGTTTGCCGATGCCGTCTCATTTGGTCTGCCGTTCGTGGCGAACCCGGATCTGCCTCGGCGCCTGGCTCTGGGGCTGCCTTGGGCCGATCCCGACCGCAGCAGCATGTACGTCGGTGGTACCGCCGGGTACATCGACTATCCGACGGCCACGATCGCCGACCCCCTGGCCGCGGCTGACCACTGA
- a CDS encoding aldehyde dehydrogenase family protein, whose product MASINHDPSRFQFAPLTTSRWSSDDPANEFDVDNPATGQVITRVAGSSAAEVDAAIDAAHAAFTGGWRNTTAAERSALLARCADALEAHADELAEILTAENGKPLADGRFGDVQFLLDIFRFYAGIVDKIPSDFFEVGPVYASTVLEPFGVVGAIIPFNWPPIHTGGKVAAALAVGNTVVVKPGPQSPLTIMRIIDIISEVLPADVVHVIPGGAEPGRALVANPLVRKISFTGSTRGGMAVAAAAAANVTPVTLELGGKNAFVVFDDADLDLAVRNALEGGFFNKGEACTAASRVLVQRGIADEFTKRLADGVRSLRVGEGIDPKTVVGPAVSRDQQQRDLDYIRIGEEEGATIVAQANLPADDRLSDGFWVPPTLFAGVTRTMRIAQEEIFGPVQTINVFDTEDEAVDIVNESPYGLVAAVYSQDQATAFRVARRMEAGMVHVNNYHRWPLTTPFGGVKHSGYGREHTMATLQEFGAVKMIRFPTGLTELPSWRGTVEVFGHTGSVPIG is encoded by the coding sequence ATGGCGAGCATCAATCACGACCCAAGCCGTTTCCAATTCGCGCCGCTCACCACCTCCCGTTGGTCCTCCGACGATCCGGCGAATGAGTTCGATGTCGACAACCCCGCGACCGGTCAGGTCATCACCCGGGTCGCCGGAAGCAGCGCAGCCGAGGTTGACGCCGCAATCGATGCGGCCCATGCCGCGTTCACGGGCGGTTGGCGAAACACGACGGCTGCCGAGCGAAGCGCGCTTCTGGCCCGGTGCGCCGACGCCCTCGAAGCACACGCCGACGAGCTCGCGGAGATCCTGACGGCCGAGAACGGCAAGCCCTTAGCCGATGGCCGGTTCGGGGACGTGCAGTTCCTCCTCGACATCTTCCGCTTCTACGCCGGCATCGTCGACAAGATCCCGAGCGACTTCTTCGAAGTCGGGCCGGTGTACGCCTCCACCGTCTTGGAGCCGTTCGGAGTCGTCGGGGCGATCATTCCCTTCAACTGGCCCCCGATTCACACCGGCGGCAAGGTCGCGGCGGCCCTCGCCGTCGGCAACACGGTCGTGGTCAAGCCGGGCCCCCAGTCACCGCTCACCATCATGCGCATCATCGACATCATCAGCGAGGTCCTGCCGGCAGATGTCGTCCATGTCATCCCGGGCGGAGCGGAGCCCGGTCGGGCCCTCGTCGCCAACCCGCTGGTCAGGAAGATCTCCTTCACCGGATCAACGCGAGGCGGTATGGCCGTCGCCGCCGCCGCCGCAGCGAACGTGACCCCGGTCACGCTCGAGCTCGGTGGAAAGAACGCGTTCGTCGTCTTCGACGACGCCGACCTCGACCTGGCCGTCCGCAATGCCCTCGAAGGCGGCTTCTTCAATAAGGGAGAAGCGTGCACAGCCGCCTCCCGTGTGCTCGTACAGCGCGGTATCGCCGACGAATTCACCAAGCGGCTCGCAGACGGGGTCCGGTCCCTGCGCGTGGGCGAAGGGATCGACCCGAAGACCGTGGTCGGCCCGGCCGTCTCGCGTGACCAGCAACAGCGCGACCTGGACTACATCCGCATCGGCGAGGAAGAAGGCGCCACGATCGTCGCGCAGGCGAACCTGCCGGCCGATGACCGCCTCTCCGACGGGTTCTGGGTTCCGCCGACCCTCTTCGCCGGGGTGACCAGAACGATGCGCATTGCCCAGGAGGAGATCTTCGGCCCCGTGCAGACCATCAACGTCTTCGACACCGAAGACGAGGCAGTCGACATCGTCAACGAATCGCCGTACGGTCTCGTGGCCGCGGTCTACAGCCAGGACCAGGCGACAGCGTTCCGCGTGGCACGGCGCATGGAAGCCGGGATGGTGCACGTGAACAACTACCACCGGTGGCCGCTGACGACCCCGTTCGGCGGCGTCAAGCACAGCGGCTACGGTCGCGAGCACACGATGGCGACGCTTCAAGAATTCGGCGCCGTCAAGATGATCCGCTTCCCCACCGGGCTCACCGAGCTGCCTTCCTGGCGAGGGACCGTCGAGGTGTTCGGCCATACGGGAAGCGTGCCGATCGGCTGA
- a CDS encoding nuclear transport factor 2 family protein: MTLITIPKNASTEAKLQALVDENQIVDAIHRYTAGLDFGDADLLESALTEDATVDLSLAMAKIGYEFPPLTPRSTIMGGLLPAVGPLDTSHRISNVRVAITGDTATLTCYAQAQHYLPGHGPKPEETRQALMMNRYQAELVRSRDSWRIQTLLIDNAWFSGDPTILIG, encoded by the coding sequence ATGACCCTCATCACCATCCCCAAGAACGCCTCCACGGAGGCGAAGCTCCAAGCCCTCGTCGACGAGAACCAGATCGTCGACGCGATCCACCGCTACACGGCAGGATTGGACTTCGGCGACGCCGACCTGCTCGAGTCGGCGCTCACCGAGGACGCCACGGTCGACCTCTCGCTCGCGATGGCGAAAATCGGATACGAGTTCCCGCCGCTCACGCCTCGCTCGACGATCATGGGCGGTCTCCTGCCCGCCGTCGGCCCACTCGACACCAGTCACCGGATCTCCAATGTCCGAGTTGCCATCACCGGCGACACAGCGACGCTGACCTGCTACGCACAGGCGCAGCACTACCTGCCGGGCCACGGGCCGAAGCCGGAGGAGACGCGTCAGGCCCTGATGATGAACCGCTACCAGGCGGAGCTCGTCCGCTCGCGCGACTCCTGGAGAATTCAGACGCTTCTCATCGACAACGCCTGGTTCTCGGGCGACCCGACGATCCTGATCGGCTGA